The genomic segment ggcccaggcacccatgcagctcagtgggaagagggaataataccaatggagagagtcaaactgagccaggtcacagattggagacagcagaaatgccccattcttatagagacagaaaAAGCATCAGAGAGTTTGTTGGTCatcccagataccagcactgtgcccagttagaagatgatttctctctccaactttggttgaacttcactgtaacagagtgatgtcagatcacagctTGGCaaatcaagtgatctcatctgaaatgttgtcattcacccattgatggattttgtaaatctttttacaggttaaaaatgacaaggaatttgtctctgggaatctcaaacacaacacgccagttttgctgtctctgtgcagatatttaagaagtggagcaagggattcactcgatcatccttcctgctcagaccgtggggagggattcactcgatcatctgaccgactggcacacCTGTCATTTTACACAGGAGAGATCCCATTcgtctgctcagacagtgggttgGATTGACTCGATCatttgaactgaaggtacatcagcaagttcacactgggcaaggctgttcatctgtgtgtgagaagtgattcagtcggtcttcccacctgtggacacaccagtcggttcacactgggcagaggctggtcatctgctgaatttgtggggaaggattcactcggtcatctgacataatggctcaccagcgagttcacactggggagaggccgttcacctgctcattgtgtgggaagcgattcactcggtcagctaaactgaaggtacatcagcgagttcacaccggggagcggccgttcacgtGCTtattgtgtgggaagggattcactcagtcatccaccctaatgctgcaccagcgaattcacactggagagaggccattcacctgcttagactgcgggaagggattcactcagtcatccaccctactggcacaccagtcagttcacactggggagaggccattcacctgctcagtgtgtgggaagggatttactcagtcatccaccctaatggtgcaccagcgagttcacactggggagaggccattcacctgctcaaactgtgcGGAgacattcactcggtcatccaacctacagagacaccagcgagttcacactggggagaagccattcacgtgcctagactgtgggaagggattcacatcgtcatctaaactgaaggtacatcagcgagttcagactggagagaggccgttcacctgctcagattgtgggaagggattcactcaatcatcccacctacagagtcaccagcgagttcacactggggagaagccgttcacctgctcagactgtggaaagggattcactcggtcatcctctctcttggcacaccagtcagttcacactggggagaagtaATTCATCTGTTGAGACtgggaagggattcgctcggtcatctgaccgacagagacaccagcgagttcacactacaGATAAGCCGTTCACctgtcagactgtgggaaaggattccctCACTCTTCCACCCAACAGATGAGATGTTAAAGGATAAGTTGTCCTGTTAACTTGTTGGAAATTAGATGCTCTCAGGTGATTACGTGGTCTTTGTCAAGTACTATTGAGATTTTAAAGGGTAATTTGTGCTGATGACATGCAAGAATTTTGATACTAATCACACACATTGTACTTGGGTGGATGACCTTTGCTTCTGCTTTAGGTGCTGAAGTATCTTTGTCTCGTACTATTAGTGTTGCCAGGCACGTGACTGTGGGAGTAGCTAAAAATTGTATCTTGCATACGTGACCCATGTGGTGTAAAACCCTATAAAAAGGGAGGACTGTTCCCCTGTTCGAAGAGCATCGCTTGACAGGGCTCTGCAAGTACTGCGAAGTTTGTTAAGCGATCCTCCAAAAAGCTTGTACTTGCTTAAATAAAGAATCGTGGCTATCCACAGAAGTTGGCGTATTGCATTTGTATCAACTGTGTAAGAATCTCAAGAAAACAAACCGACATGACATGTGGCGACGAGGATGGGATTATAACATAAACGGAGCTCCTAGGTGGAATGAATAAGTGATCAGTTTTGTGATGGTGACGTGAGACGGATGGGCCCACAAGGTAAGATTTAccttgatctctctcattaacctaTCACTCAGTCGACCCCTCGTCCCATGGAGCTCTGTAGTGATGGAATCCCTGGGATACCTTATGCACTAGTACGCTGACGGATTCGTCTCAGGGAGGTTCGAGTCCCCCGGAGTTCGGAGGTTAGAGTCCTCAGAGCTGCAAGTTTTCGGAAAAGGAGGTGAGAGTCCTCTGATAGTGGGGTTCGAGTCCCTGAAGATAAGGTTAATTACAGTGTCCGTCTCAACCACCCGGCCTCAGACTGGTTGTTAAGACGGGAAGTCCCCCATGCAAGGGTCAGGACCCTgaagtgtgtgtggagagcaaaGACACTGGGCTAGTACATAGAGATAAGTTAAGGAGTTGGCACTTTAAGATTGGGACAGACATTGGATAAGCCGGGTGTCGGAACCCCTTTGTATCGGTTATGTCAGGATAACCCCAAAGATGAGGAACGGTTCAGATGGCTGTCGCCATGCTGAAATTAAAAAATTGAGAAATGAAATTTGCCCAATACAGGGAACTTAGGATGTAAATAAATGTATAAAAGCAGAAGAGGCAATTTGGAAATGTAATACAGAGTCTAAATGGAAAACTTTAATATCCACGTGGAGGAAGTAACAAATAAATCAATGCAGACCAGCTGGGAGAATAACACATGTCGGAGAGGGATAAATTCATGTGATCTAAGCCAGGGTTCCCCAATTAGTTTTCCACAAGGGCCAAATTATGTCAAACATGCCAAGCCAAGGGCCATAACGTCCAGGGTTTTTTTATTGCACCAGTAAGTTGTTTTATGAGCAGATGTTGCTGCTGCTATTAACATTAATCAttaattgttattattattagtagCAATAATATAGCCCTGGGATTCTGAAAGCCTGAGTTGTGGGTCACTCAAGAAAAAAATGCACTCTTGAAACAAAATAAGTCCAAAACCAACCATTTAATTATGACTGTAGCTCTTGCAACTGTCAGCTGTCACATTGAGATggtagtggacccaaatgcaagacacagacactgaagtactaggaacaggacaaggatgcaggacctgggctGAGACctggacaagaaacagggaaaccggacaaggaactatgaactcgTAGCCTGGGCTAGGGAGAGCGGGACCACGACTAGAAACTATgaactaggagacaaggcttggactccgagccagagactggacaaggacacagaacctgggtcttgcctcgggctcggaccccagaaccaggcaaggacatgacatggctaccagacaggacgtggctggggtctttgctcttgaggcttgggcctggggtcttggctcttgaactttgagacaggctggggtctggggtctGGGCTCTGGAGGCTGCGGGCCGGGGTCTGGGCTCTGGAGGCTGCGGGCCGGTGTCTGGGCTCCCGAGGCTGCAGGCCGGGGTCTTAGGTCTcgaggctgcagactggggtCTAGGCTtccgaggctgcaggctggggtcttgggtctcgaggctgcagactggggtcttgggtcccgAGGCTGCCGGCCGGGCTCTAGGCTCTGGAGGCTGCAGGCCGGGGTCTGGGCTCTCAAGGCTGCAGGCCGGGGTCTGCGCTCTCGAGGCTGCAGGCCAGGGTCTGGGCTCTCGCGGCTGCAGGCCGGGGTTTTGGGTcccgaggctgcaggctggggtctaggCTCTCGAGGCTGCAGGCCTGGGCTAAAACCTCTACTCTTCTTGTTGCCATGTTAGCTGACAATGGCACCGTCTTTAATAGCTCCACAACCGTTTGGTTTTCTCATCATGAGTTAAAACTTCGCCAACTGTATCAATTGCACACGTTTCAATCAACTCGGCATCAGCGAATGGCTTCTTAGCTTTGGCAAGATCCCATGAcacatgcaatgatgcagctgttGTGCTCTCTTGTGCAGATGTTGACTTATAGCTGGTAGAAATGGAGTGCTTTATGCTGTTATTATATTTGTGATGTTTTGTTAGTGTTGATCTGATTTTGCAGGGTATTTGGCATTGAAACTGGCGGCATGTGTAGTGTTGAAGTGCTGCTTCAGATTTTCTGTTTTGCTGACAGCtacggcagcggcggatctactgaccatcgtgtttgcggtgatattgtggcCGTTCAGTTATTATTACCTCCCCGagactttcctggacatcacccctgggtgcagtgtgatctctgccctggtacaggcagccacagaaatttctgtctggttcaccgtcacttttacttttgatcggtttgtcgccatttgttgccagaagcggaaaataaaatattgcaccCGGAAAACTacggctgtggttctgacaacaaccggcgttctGCTCTGCTTTAATAATGTGCCCTTCTTCTTTATATATCATCCTGTGAAAGTGGTTGacaatataccctgggactgtattgAAATACCGGGTGGGTGGGATATGACCGGCTTTCTACCGTCC from the Mobula birostris isolate sMobBir1 chromosome 13, sMobBir1.hap1, whole genome shotgun sequence genome contains:
- the LOC140207138 gene encoding uncharacterized protein — encoded protein: MAHQRVHTGERPFTCSLCGKRFTRSAKLKVHQRVHTGERPFTCLLCGKGFTQSSTLMLHQRIHTGERPFTCLDCGKGFTQSSTLLAHQSVHTGERPFTCSVCGKGFTQSSTLMVHQRVHTGERPFTCSNCAETFTRSSNLQRHQRVHTGEKPFTCLDCGKGFTSSSKLKVHQRVQTGERPFTCSDCGKGFTQSSHLQSHQRVHTGEKPFTCSDCGKGFTRSSSLLAHQSVHTGEK